The nucleotide sequence ACCAAAACATTTAAACGGGCATTGTCGTGGGTTTTATTGAAATAAGAAGCCACCCGCTTTTTTAAATTTTTTGCCTTGCCCACATATAGTAATTTTTGATCTTTATCAAAATACTGATAAACACCTGGTAAATTGGGTAAGGTTTGTAATTGTAACGAAATATCTGATTTTGTTGTACTCATATAATTGTTTCCAAAACAAATTTACATTAACTTTTGGAATTGTTTGGGCTAAAACAGTATCTTTAAAAACCATTATATAAAATTTAACTATGGAATTTACATCTCGCAACCTTAAAATTTTAGGTAAATCGGTTATTCCTGGGGCAACAAAAACAATTGAGTTAAAAATTGCCAAACTGCATACCATGACCCAGTTGAAAATTCCGATTATTGTTTCGCGTTCGGTGTATGAAGGCCCAACAGTTTTGCTCACTGCGGGGCTTCACGGCGATGAACTAACTGGTATTGAGATTGTTCGGCAAATTATTCGAAAAGGACTTAATTATCCCGAACGTGGCACCATTATTTGCATGCCGCTTGTAAATGTGTTTGGTTTTGTGAACCAATCGCGCGATTTTCCCGATGGGCGCGACTTAAACCGTGTGTTTCCTGGTTCGGCAAATGGTTCGCTGGCAAGCAGATTTGCTTATCGCATTATGAACGATGTGATACCAACGGTTGACTACGTGATTGATTTTCATGCAGGAGGACGCAGTAGATTCAATGCCCCACAAATTCGTATTGAACCCAACAATCATGAGTTAGATGATTTGGCCGATGCATTTTCTACCCAATTTTTGCTGTATTCCAATAATATTGATGGATCTTTTAGATCATCATGTGATAAATTAGGCAAAAAATACTTGCTTTTTGAAGGTGGAAAAGCTTTGGATATTAATACAAGTATTATTGAAGAAGGTATAAAAGGTACGGTTCGCTTTTTGGATAAATTGCAAATGCTGCACAAGAATTTTTCAGTAGAAAAACCCGATAAAAAAATGATTTATATTGAAAATTCTACATGGATCAGGGCGCAATACTCAGGTTTACTACACAATTTCACTCCAAACGGAACATTTGTAAAAGAAGGCGAAACATTGGGAATAATTACCGACCCCTACGGTTTGGTAGAAGAACCTATTTTAGCACCAAATGATGGATACATTATTTGTGAAAACCAAGCATCTATTGTGTTTCAAGGTGATGCGGTTTATCATATTTCAACCCAATTAAAAGATGAATAAAAAAGATTTACGGAGAAAATACAAAAGTTTACGAGGTGCTTTAAGCACAGACGAAATAGAGGATTTCAGTTTAAAAATTGCCAATCAGGCATTAAAATTACCCATTTGGAATTTTGAGAATTATCATATTTTTCTGTCGATTCACGAGCATAGAGAAGTTCAGACCGATTATCTGTTGCATATCTTAAACGGAAAAGATAAAAATGTGATTGTTTCTAAATCTGATTTTGAAAACAGAACCATGCAGCATGTTTTACTAACAGACAATGTCACCATTAAAAAAAACGAATGGAACATACCCGAACCGCAAAACGGTTTTTCGGTGGTGGATGAGCAAATCGATGTGGTTTTTATACCGCTTTTAGCCTATGATGTTTCAGGAAACCGCGTGGGTTATGGCAAAGGTTTCTATGATTTATTTTTATCAAAATGCAAGCCCAATGTGGTAAAAATAGGATTGTCTTTTTTTGATGCTGAACCAACAATTGCCGATACAAACCGCCATGATATTCGCTTAGATTATTGCATCACTCCGGATAAGATTTACGAATTTGGAACAGAATCCGTAAAATAAATTTTACCTTTACAAAAAAAAATTAAACAACATGAATCACATTACAGAAATACTTATTTTATTGTTCTTGGCTATTACCTTTTTGCAATCGGGTTACGATAAAATCGCAGATTGGAACGGAAATGTTGGTTGGTTAAAATCGCATTTTGAAAATACTTTTTTAGGAAATAAAGTTCCGTTTTCGTTAGGAATTATCTTGATTCTGGAAATCA is from Paenimyroides aestuarii and encodes:
- a CDS encoding succinylglutamate desuccinylase/aspartoacylase family protein; this encodes MEFTSRNLKILGKSVIPGATKTIELKIAKLHTMTQLKIPIIVSRSVYEGPTVLLTAGLHGDELTGIEIVRQIIRKGLNYPERGTIICMPLVNVFGFVNQSRDFPDGRDLNRVFPGSANGSLASRFAYRIMNDVIPTVDYVIDFHAGGRSRFNAPQIRIEPNNHELDDLADAFSTQFLLYSNNIDGSFRSSCDKLGKKYLLFEGGKALDINTSIIEEGIKGTVRFLDKLQMLHKNFSVEKPDKKMIYIENSTWIRAQYSGLLHNFTPNGTFVKEGETLGIITDPYGLVEEPILAPNDGYIICENQASIVFQGDAVYHISTQLKDE
- a CDS encoding 5-formyltetrahydrofolate cyclo-ligase → MNKKDLRRKYKSLRGALSTDEIEDFSLKIANQALKLPIWNFENYHIFLSIHEHREVQTDYLLHILNGKDKNVIVSKSDFENRTMQHVLLTDNVTIKKNEWNIPEPQNGFSVVDEQIDVVFIPLLAYDVSGNRVGYGKGFYDLFLSKCKPNVVKIGLSFFDAEPTIADTNRHDIRLDYCITPDKIYEFGTESVK